In one window of Eleutherodactylus coqui strain aEleCoq1 chromosome 10, aEleCoq1.hap1, whole genome shotgun sequence DNA:
- the VPS52 gene encoding vacuolar protein sorting-associated protein 52 homolog isoform X2, translated as MEDLALNLGDLDLTSDDLTLDTVSIHIQENLEDALVQEALKTGVDLRQYSKQVEMELQQIEHVSIKDYIQQSQNIASLHNQIIACDAILERMGLMLGGFQSDLSSISSEIQSLQEMSLAMNIKLKNRQTVRSELSELVDELIIPNTMISVILDVPVTEQQFVEQLQELNNKINYVKEQAFRDTQACGDVQETLHKLKIKAVAKVREFILQKIYSFRKPMTNYQIPQNALLKYRFFYQFLLGNERSVAQEVQDEYVETMSKVYSSYFKSYTSRLMKVQYEEVAEKDDLMGIEDTAKKGFFSKPALRNKNTVFTVGNRAAIIGPTELEGPIIVPHTAQRSDVRYPFESLFRSQHYALLDNSCREFLFLSDFFLVSGMAAQDLFNTVMGRTLSMFLKHIDSYVSDCYDSIAIFLCIHIVLRFKGIAQKRDIPAIDKYWDALLDMLWPRFQYILELNIQSIRNTDPQRLGTLDTRPHYITRRYAEFSSAIVSINQTFPNEKTNLLLGQLQVEVENFVLRMAAEFSSRKEQLIFLINNYDMMLSVLMERASSDSKEVESFQQLLSARTQEFIEEILSPSFGGMIAFVKESEALIEKGQQERLRSEEARVALLVRGFSSTWKQAVETLSQDVMRSFTNFKNGTSIIQGALTQLIQYYHRFHKILSQPPLRNLPVCSELINLHHLMVELKKHKPNF; from the exons ATGGAGGACTTGGCCCTGAATCTCGGGGATCTTGACTTGACCTCTGATGACCTGACGTTGGACACAGTGAGCA TTCACATTCAGGAGAACCTGGAGGACGCTCTTGTCCAGGAAGCCTTGAAGACG GGTGTCGACCTCAGACAATACTCTAAGCAGGTGGAGATGGAGCTGCAGCAGATAGAACACGTGTCCATCAAAGATT ATATACAGCAAAGTCAGAACATCGCCTCCCTCCATAACCAGATCATCGCCTGCGACGCCATCCTAGAG AGGATGGGCCTCATGCTGGGCGGCTTCCAGTCTGACCTCAGCTCCATCAGCTCCGAGATCCAGTCCTTACAGGAGATGTCGCTGGCCATGAACATAAAGCTGAAAAACCGCCAGACGGTGAGGAGTGAGCTGAGCGAGCTGGTGGACGAGCTGATCATCCCCAACACCATGATCAG TGTCATCCTGGACGTCCCAGTCACAGAGCAGCAGTTTGTGGAACAGCTACAGGAACTGAACAACAAGATCAATTACGTGAAGGAGCAGGCGTTCCGGGACACGCAGGCCTGCGGAGACGTACAGGAGACTCTGCACAAGCTCAAGATAAAG GCTGTTGCTAAAGTTCGTGAGTTCATTCTGCAAAAGATCTACTCCTTCCGGAAACCTATGACCAATTACCAGATCCCCCAGAATGCACTGCTCAAATACCG GTTTTTCTATCAGTTCCTCCTGGGGAACGAGCGATCTGTTGCTCAGGAGGTCCAGGATGAATATGTGGAGACTATGAGCAAAGTCTACTCTTCGTACTTCAAGTCTTATACCAGCCGCCTGATGAAAGTGCAG tacgaagaagttgcagagaaagACGACTTGATGGGCATTGAAGACACGGCCAAAAAAG GCTTCTTTTCTAAGCCAGCTTTACGGAATAAGAACACGGTGTTCACGGTCGGGAACAGAGCTGCTATCATTGGTCCGACTGAGCTCGAGGGTCCCATCATCGTACCGCACACGGCGCAGAGAAGCGACGTCAGA TACCCGTTTGAGTCCCTGTTTCGCAGTCAGCACTATGCCCTCCTGGACAACAGCTGCCGAGAATTCCTCTTCTTGTCGGACTTCTTCCTGGTGAGCGGAATGGCAGCTCAGGATTTGTTCAATACGGTGATGGGCCGGACGCTATCCATGTTCCTG AAGCACATCGACTCCTACGTGTCTGACTGCTACGACAGTATCGCCATCTTCCTGTGTATACACATTGTGCTGCGATTCAAGGGCATTGCTCAGAAGAGGGATATCCCCGCCATAGACAA GTACTGGGATGCTCTGCTGGACATGTTGTGGCCCCGCTTCCAGTATATCTTGGAGCTGAATATACAGAGCATCCGGAACACAGACCCTCAGAGACTGGGGACCCTGGACACAAGACCGCACTAT ATAACACGGCGTTATGCAGAGTTCTCGTCGGCTATTGTTAGCATAAACCAGACATTTCCAAATGAGAAGACAAACCTCCTCCTGGGGCAGCTGCAG GTGGAGGTGGAGAATTTTGTCCTGAGGATGGCGGCTGAGTTCTCCTCGAGGAAGGAGCAGCTGATCTTCCTGATAAATAACTACGACATGATGCTCAGTGTGCTGATG GAACGGGCGTCTTCTGATAGTAAAGAAGTGGAAAGTTTTCAGCAACTTCTCAGTGCGCGGACTCAG GAGTTTATAGAAGAGATCTTGTCGCCATCCTTCGGGGGAATGATCGCCTTTGTAAAAGAATCTGAAGCTCTCATTGAGAAGGGGCAGCAGGAGCGGCTGCGGAGTGAGGAAG CACGTGTAGCGCTGCTCGTCCGTGGCTTCTCTTCCACTTGGAAGCAGGCGGTGGAGACGCTCAGTCAGGATGTCATGAGGTCATTCACCAACTTTAAAAATGGCACCAGCATCATACAG GGGGCGCTCACACAGTTGATTCAGTATTATCATCGGTTTCACAAGATTCTGTCCCAGCCCCCTCTCAGAAATCTGCCAGTTTGTTCAGAATTAATTAATCTTCATCATTTGATGGTCGAGCTGAAGAAACACAAACCGAACTTCTGA
- the VPS52 gene encoding vacuolar protein sorting-associated protein 52 homolog isoform X1, with translation MGSRGILGIVVWNPEAEPEVGICWVLQRPELPEMAEMEDLALNLGDLDLTSDDLTLDTVSIHIQENLEDALVQEALKTGVDLRQYSKQVEMELQQIEHVSIKDYIQQSQNIASLHNQIIACDAILERMGLMLGGFQSDLSSISSEIQSLQEMSLAMNIKLKNRQTVRSELSELVDELIIPNTMISVILDVPVTEQQFVEQLQELNNKINYVKEQAFRDTQACGDVQETLHKLKIKAVAKVREFILQKIYSFRKPMTNYQIPQNALLKYRFFYQFLLGNERSVAQEVQDEYVETMSKVYSSYFKSYTSRLMKVQYEEVAEKDDLMGIEDTAKKGFFSKPALRNKNTVFTVGNRAAIIGPTELEGPIIVPHTAQRSDVRYPFESLFRSQHYALLDNSCREFLFLSDFFLVSGMAAQDLFNTVMGRTLSMFLKHIDSYVSDCYDSIAIFLCIHIVLRFKGIAQKRDIPAIDKYWDALLDMLWPRFQYILELNIQSIRNTDPQRLGTLDTRPHYITRRYAEFSSAIVSINQTFPNEKTNLLLGQLQVEVENFVLRMAAEFSSRKEQLIFLINNYDMMLSVLMERASSDSKEVESFQQLLSARTQEFIEEILSPSFGGMIAFVKESEALIEKGQQERLRSEEARVALLVRGFSSTWKQAVETLSQDVMRSFTNFKNGTSIIQGALTQLIQYYHRFHKILSQPPLRNLPVCSELINLHHLMVELKKHKPNF, from the exons ATGGGTTCGCGAGGGATTCTGGGAATTGTAGTCTGGAACCCGGAAGCAGAACCGGAAGTGGGCATCTGCTGGGTTTTGCAGCGTCCAGAGCTCCCAGAGATGGCTGAG ATGGAGGACTTGGCCCTGAATCTCGGGGATCTTGACTTGACCTCTGATGACCTGACGTTGGACACAGTGAGCA TTCACATTCAGGAGAACCTGGAGGACGCTCTTGTCCAGGAAGCCTTGAAGACG GGTGTCGACCTCAGACAATACTCTAAGCAGGTGGAGATGGAGCTGCAGCAGATAGAACACGTGTCCATCAAAGATT ATATACAGCAAAGTCAGAACATCGCCTCCCTCCATAACCAGATCATCGCCTGCGACGCCATCCTAGAG AGGATGGGCCTCATGCTGGGCGGCTTCCAGTCTGACCTCAGCTCCATCAGCTCCGAGATCCAGTCCTTACAGGAGATGTCGCTGGCCATGAACATAAAGCTGAAAAACCGCCAGACGGTGAGGAGTGAGCTGAGCGAGCTGGTGGACGAGCTGATCATCCCCAACACCATGATCAG TGTCATCCTGGACGTCCCAGTCACAGAGCAGCAGTTTGTGGAACAGCTACAGGAACTGAACAACAAGATCAATTACGTGAAGGAGCAGGCGTTCCGGGACACGCAGGCCTGCGGAGACGTACAGGAGACTCTGCACAAGCTCAAGATAAAG GCTGTTGCTAAAGTTCGTGAGTTCATTCTGCAAAAGATCTACTCCTTCCGGAAACCTATGACCAATTACCAGATCCCCCAGAATGCACTGCTCAAATACCG GTTTTTCTATCAGTTCCTCCTGGGGAACGAGCGATCTGTTGCTCAGGAGGTCCAGGATGAATATGTGGAGACTATGAGCAAAGTCTACTCTTCGTACTTCAAGTCTTATACCAGCCGCCTGATGAAAGTGCAG tacgaagaagttgcagagaaagACGACTTGATGGGCATTGAAGACACGGCCAAAAAAG GCTTCTTTTCTAAGCCAGCTTTACGGAATAAGAACACGGTGTTCACGGTCGGGAACAGAGCTGCTATCATTGGTCCGACTGAGCTCGAGGGTCCCATCATCGTACCGCACACGGCGCAGAGAAGCGACGTCAGA TACCCGTTTGAGTCCCTGTTTCGCAGTCAGCACTATGCCCTCCTGGACAACAGCTGCCGAGAATTCCTCTTCTTGTCGGACTTCTTCCTGGTGAGCGGAATGGCAGCTCAGGATTTGTTCAATACGGTGATGGGCCGGACGCTATCCATGTTCCTG AAGCACATCGACTCCTACGTGTCTGACTGCTACGACAGTATCGCCATCTTCCTGTGTATACACATTGTGCTGCGATTCAAGGGCATTGCTCAGAAGAGGGATATCCCCGCCATAGACAA GTACTGGGATGCTCTGCTGGACATGTTGTGGCCCCGCTTCCAGTATATCTTGGAGCTGAATATACAGAGCATCCGGAACACAGACCCTCAGAGACTGGGGACCCTGGACACAAGACCGCACTAT ATAACACGGCGTTATGCAGAGTTCTCGTCGGCTATTGTTAGCATAAACCAGACATTTCCAAATGAGAAGACAAACCTCCTCCTGGGGCAGCTGCAG GTGGAGGTGGAGAATTTTGTCCTGAGGATGGCGGCTGAGTTCTCCTCGAGGAAGGAGCAGCTGATCTTCCTGATAAATAACTACGACATGATGCTCAGTGTGCTGATG GAACGGGCGTCTTCTGATAGTAAAGAAGTGGAAAGTTTTCAGCAACTTCTCAGTGCGCGGACTCAG GAGTTTATAGAAGAGATCTTGTCGCCATCCTTCGGGGGAATGATCGCCTTTGTAAAAGAATCTGAAGCTCTCATTGAGAAGGGGCAGCAGGAGCGGCTGCGGAGTGAGGAAG CACGTGTAGCGCTGCTCGTCCGTGGCTTCTCTTCCACTTGGAAGCAGGCGGTGGAGACGCTCAGTCAGGATGTCATGAGGTCATTCACCAACTTTAAAAATGGCACCAGCATCATACAG GGGGCGCTCACACAGTTGATTCAGTATTATCATCGGTTTCACAAGATTCTGTCCCAGCCCCCTCTCAGAAATCTGCCAGTTTGTTCAGAATTAATTAATCTTCATCATTTGATGGTCGAGCTGAAGAAACACAAACCGAACTTCTGA